From Penaeus vannamei isolate JL-2024 chromosome 40, ASM4276789v1, whole genome shotgun sequence, the proteins below share one genomic window:
- the LOC138860196 gene encoding uncharacterized protein — translation MGVAKVFLYETDVAPTLSQVLRHYEQDGLVSTLPYSYPPPYPNHPATRWIWRHLESENYFSQENVYFSDCVLRHMHEYRFIAHFDPDEVPVLPHHQTLPGLVAELLRTSSGKAYPAYNLQMINFYEDLPPVEEVRDLPPFLWVLRHAARLKEDPAFVTGHSKPIFDMDFARGVFSHAPVTCLGMCEAVKRVSPSLAYLGHFKGTCGEKCQDKDLLRTETAHLRYRDLVLQAVTSVKKKLQLV, via the exons ATGGGCGTGGCGAAGGTCTTCCTGTACGAGACCGACGTGGCGCCCACACTAAGCCAGGTTCTACGCCACTACGAGCAGGACGGCTTGGTCAGCACCTTGCCGTACTCCTATCCGCCGCCGTATCCGAATCACCCGGCGACGCGATG gaTATGGAGACACCTCGAATCCGAAAATTACTTCAGCCAAGAGAACGTCTACTTCAGCGACTGCGTGCTGAGGCACATGCACGAGTACCGCTTCATCGCCCACTTCGACCCCGATGAAGTGCCTGTCCTCCCGCACCACCAGACGCTTCCCGGGCTGGTCGCCGAGCTGCTCAG gaCCTCCTCGGGCAAGGCCTACCCAGCCTACAATCTGCAGATGATCAACTTCTACGAGGACCTCCCGCCCGTGGAAGAGGTGCgcgatctccctcccttcctgtggGTCCTCAGGCACGCCGCGCGACTCAAGGAGGACCCCGCGTTCGTCACGGGCCACTCCAAGCCCATCTTCGACATGGACTTCGCGCGTGGAGTGTTCTCGCACGCGCCCGTGACGTGCCTGG GTATGTGCGAGGCTGTGAAAAGGGTAAGTCCAAGCCTGGCTTACCTTGGGCACTTCAAAGGGACCTGTGGAGAGAAGTGCCAAGACAAAGACCTATTGAGGACAGAGACAGCACATCTGCGATACAGGGATTTGGTCCTTCAGGCTGTCACTTCCGTTAAGAAGAAGCTACAGCTGGTCTAG
- the LOC113800434 gene encoding uncharacterized protein — MPFLFTCPLPAPVAPLPPPAVSLAPSPCRPATNALKVVGGRERASSAFVGEQGGKDPPTWSVAVCGPALFYYNEDFSDRLIEWLETLRAMGVAKVFLYETDVAPTLSQVLRHYEQDGLVSTLPYSYPPPYPNHPATRWIWRHLESENYFSQENVYFSDCVLRHMHEYRFIAHFDPDEVPVLPLHQTLPGLVAELLRTSSGKAYPAYNLQMINFYEDLPPVEEVRDLPPFLWVLRHTARLKEDPAFVTGHSKPIFDMDFARGVFSHAPVTCVGMCEAVKRVSPSLAYLGHFKGTCGEKCQDKDLLRTETAHLRYRDLVLQAVTSVKKKLQLV, encoded by the exons ATGCCCTTTCTGTTCACGTGCCCGCTCCCTGCCCCCGTGGCCCCCCTGCCGCCCCCCGCCGTctccctggccccctccccctgccgccctGCCACGAACGCCCTCAAG GTCGTGGGAGGTCGAGAGCGAGCGTCGTCTGCCTTCGTCGGCGAGCAGGgcgg caaggaCCCGCCCACCTGGAGCGTCGCCGTCTGTGGCCCCGCCCTCTTCTACTACAACGAAGACTTCTCCGACCGCCTCATCGAATGGCTCGAGACGCTGCGGGCCATGGGCGTGGCGAAGGTCTTCCTGTACGAGACCGACGTGGCGCCCACACTAAGCCAGGTTCTACGCCACTACGAGCAGGACGGCTTGGTCAGCACCTTGCCGTACTCCTATCCGCCGCCGTATCCGAATCACCCGGCGACGCGATG gaTATGGAGACACCTCGAATCCGAAAATTACTTCAGCCAAGAGAACGTCTACTTCAGCGACTGCGTGCTGAGGCACATGCACGAGTACCGCTTCATCGCCCACTTCGACCCCGATGAAGTGCCTGTCCTCCCGCTCCACCAGACGCTTCCCGGGCTGGTCGCCGAGCTGCTCAG GACCTCCTCGGGCAAGGCCTACCCAGCCTACAATCTGCAGATGATCAACTTCTACGAGGACCTCCCGCCCGTGGAAGAGGTGCgcgatctccctcccttcctgtggGTCCTCAGGCACACCGCGCGGCTCAAGGAGGACCCCGCGTTCGTCACGGGCCACTCCAAGCCCATCTTCGACATGGACTTCGCGCGTGGAGTGTTCTCGCACGCGCCCGTGACGTGCGTGG GTATGTGCGAGGCTGTGAAAAGGGTAAGTCCAAGCCTGGCTTACCTTGGGCACTTCAAAGGGACCTGTGGAGAGAAGTGCCAAGACAAAGACCTATTGAGGACAGAGACAGCACATCTGCGATACAGGGATTTGGTCCTTCAGGCTGTCACTTCCGTTAAGAAGAAGCTGCAGCTGGTCTAG
- the LOC113800435 gene encoding protein starmaker: protein MTMRFPRTRLSVKRLLCFAITCLLTFAMLQTARDAAATPESWRDSDYTNAKGSEDTLTIAVPKYPKESEEKGRYEGKNSHAAKSQEGKNSHDTTSHEGKNSHVTNSHERKNSHVSKSRYGKNSHDTNSHEGKNSHDTTSHEGKNSHDTNSHEGKNSHDTNSHEGKNSHDTNSHEGKNSHDTNSHEGKNSHEAKTSHEGKTSHAAAHTAKCDCAFERRVTDFLLSKEYEKKIARLNATMLELLESSHPNLPASFLHRRGLAGGCDLLPSQFDIDWHNTVWQEAEAGVEEAAAGVEEAAAGVEEAAAGVEEAAAGVRASESILLYSAFYDPRTGSGEGRRGRRRRSEFGLELMLCAQLCQSIYT, encoded by the exons ATGACAATGCGTTTTCCGAGGACAAG GCTCTCGGTCAAACGCCTCCTCTGCTTCGCTATAACGTGTTTGCTGACTTTCGCCATGCTGCAAACCGCCCGCGACGCTGCCGCCACGCCCGAGTCCTGGCGAGACTCCGACTACACGAACGCCAAAGGAAGCGAGGACACCCTAACCATCGCGGTCCCCAAATACCCaaaggagagcgaagagaaaggccGTTACGAAGGAAAAAACAGTCACGCTGCAAAAAGTCAGGAAGGAAAGAACAGTCACGACACAACTAGTCACGAAGGAAAGAACAGTCACGTCACAAATAGTCacgaaagaaaaaacagtcaCGTTTCAAAAAGTCGCTATGGAAAGAACAGTCACGACACAAATAGTCACGAAGGAAAGAACAGTCACGACACAACTAGTCACGAAGGAAAAAACAGTCACGACACAAATAGTCACGAAGGAAAGAACAGTCACGACACAAATAGTCACGAAGGAAAGAACAGTCACGACACAAATAGTCACGAAGGGAAAAACAGTCACGACACAAATAGTCACGAAGGAAAGAACAGTCACGAAGCAAAAACCAGTCACGAAGGAAAAACCAGTCACGCCGCCGCCCACACCGCCAAGTGCGACTGCGCCTTCGAGCGGAGGGTCACGGACTTCTTGCTCTCGAAGGAGTACGAGAAGAAAATCGCCAGACTGAACGCGACGATGCTGGAGCTTCTGGAATCTTCGCACCCGAACCTCCCGGCCTCGTTCCTGCACCGACGAGGACTCGCGGGCGGATGCGACCTCCTGCCGTCGCAGTTCGA caTCGACTGGCACAACACGGTGTGGCAGGAGGCGGAAGCGGGCgtcgaggaggcggcggcgggcgtggaggaggcggcggcgggcgtggaggaggcggcggcgggcgtggaggaggcggcggcgggcgtgagggcgagCGAGAGCATCCTCCTGTACTCCGCCTTCTACGACCCGAGGACAGGCTCCGGTGAGGGCCGGCGGGGGCGGCGCCGTCGCTCGGAGTTTGGCCTTGAATTGATGTTGTGTGCTCAGCTTTGTCAGTCTATTTAtacgtga